TACTGATTATCAGCTTTGTTTATTATAACAAAAGAGTTGTAATGAGGCACTGGTTAAGATGTCAGCATCCAGCCAGAAATTACTGGAATCCAACTGCAAATGGTATGCACAGAGATACATTACATACATTACCAAATATAATGAATAACAATCCCAAAGTAATTTATTACAAAGTCCTTATTTTTACTTTGGTCTTAGTCATTTTTAGGCATCAATGGGGAGCCAAAGAGTATTCACTAGTAGTTGGATCTTTGGCGGATACTACAGCGGAGAAGCTGGTTAAACACAATGCTTGGTGGCACTTTACCGAACGTTGGCAGATGTTTTCCAAGAAACAGACAAAAAGAGAAAAACTGCCATTGACAAGGGGAGCATTTACCAATGGCAATTTATCAATCTATGGGATCCAATCAAAAAGAACAAACTAAAGTTGTGCTcaaatgcaaagaaaaatgtCAGAATGAAGGTAGCAGGGCAATTCCAGAGCTAACCACAGACATGTCATAGTTTGTTCTTCTCCTGGTCAGGTTGAGATCCCAGCATGATGTTGATCTACATAACACTTTGGGAAAGTACAAGTTCTCCATGGAAACACAATTGATATTCCAATGCAGTGGAACAATGCATATGTGCCAGGCCAAAAGAAAACTAATGCACATTCATACTTTTGTTAATCCAGCACCTGATGACACCTGTGTGAGGGTAATTTATGCCAGCAGAGACGTTTCAGTGAAGCAATCATAAATGGTACACTTGCAGTATGAGCTCTCAACAAACCAGAAACTTTTAATACCTGCCAAGACTTGGCTGAACACTTCATTATGAAGCTACAGAGAAAATACTGGACCAATGACAAAATCCACTTTGTGTTTGATATGTATGCAGAGGAATCAATTAAAGTATTACCAAAAAGAAGAGATTCCATGGTATTGCACCTGTCCAGTACAAAATCATTGACTCCATGAACATCTCCAGTGTCACAATGAAGAAGTCACTGTCTGATACTCCAATGAAGGTCTAGGTAACTGCATACGTTGCAGGACAAAGCTCCAACATGCGAAAAATTGCTCAAAGAATTTCATTGTTGCATGGCAAAATGAAGCTGCTACCTCACACTGGTAAGTGGAGTTTCTTCATAATTCCCATGAGAAACTGACACTAAAATTATCTTGCATGCGATCATTGCCACAGAGAAAGGTGCTACAAAACTCTAGATCTTTTCACAAGACATAGATGTTCCAGTGCTAGACACTACCCAAGACTTCATTAATATTCTGTTTTAGCGTCTGTTGCTGCGGAACTGAATCATTTTAGATTCCTCAGAGATGTGTTCCTATCACTTGCACCATTCAAAGCACTACTAGGTTTCCATTCCCTTTCAGGATGTGACACTAATGGAAGGAAATTATCTTACTGGAAGGCCTTTGATTCAGCCTCCAAAGACTCTCTCCTTGTTCTGAAGGTGCTCGGAATAGCTGAGACAGACACTGATGAGGTAATAAATGCACAGGAGGCATTCATATGCCAAGTTTACCATTTGAAGACCAATATTATGACACATGTAGACCTACTTTGGTGGATGTTTTCCAAGAAGTATCTGGAGAAAAACTGCCACTCATGAAGGGTACATTTATGTCTGCTATCAAGAGGGCAAATTATCAAGCAATATAGTGGCTCCACATGATCAAGCACATCCAAAACTACTCCCCTCCCACCATAGGGTATGGATGGGTCTTGCAGGATGGATTGATCACAGCAGTTATGCGTGAAATACCATGCACTCCTTAAACAATCCTTCAGTTAATAAAATGCTCCTGTGCAAAGACCAGATGCTCACCACTCTACAAATATTTGGCCAACAGCCCGCCTTGTATGAAGATGTACAAGTGTGGCATGGATGAGGCTCAGTGTGACAACATGTCTAGCAGTTGTGCCTAGCTGGAAACGACACCAGTGATGACTTTGATGAATAAACGTTTTCAGCCCTACAAGGCTAGGTGTCTTCTCAAAGATTTCCAaaatcaatgtattttttttttgtgggcaaTGCATCCCTATGTTAAAGTATAATTAAAAgtgttcattttaaaacattttctctaATTTATATCTACATACTTGTTCTAGATTTGTCATGTTTGATACCAGGGTGCTCATGAAAAAAGGGCTTTTGAATGACACCCAACTCAACACATTTCTGACCACATTGTATTATCAAAGTTTCCACCAACCAGaagagctggagctgggggtgggctggggggggggtgacagCGCCACCCCCGCCATGCCTCAGAGGGTGACTTcattgaaattatgattctgtagatttttttgAATCAAATGATATCTCCTTACCCTTCTGTCACTAACTTGCCCACAGAATGAGATTTTATTCCATTATGCTTCCAGACTATAAATTAGTAATGTGAGGATTTACCTAGGCAGTTAGAACGCGGTAGTAGGGTCCACCTGGAGACTTAGTGTGCAGCATGCTAGTGCACTGTATATTTAACTACCCAGCTTCTCGCACACTAACTCTCCATCTAGATAAGCCCATAGTTACAAGAATTAACTGACCAGGCATAtgtttatttctttgtaaatctAAAGTTTACCTCATTTCAAGAAATGAAGGAAcagattatattttaattatcttATTTTGTACCAGGGTTTCTTTGCATTTCAGGATGATCTGGACCATTGCCGTAAAAATGTATTATAAAACTCCAAAGCAGCAGACTGTTTTCTGTATGTTTAGCTCACACattttctgttcattttattaATATAGTTATATTGTAAAGTTAAGTGATGAAAAATCTTTACATGTATTCAAAGAGCAGACCTCAAAAACTTGCCAAATGTCTTAGATAATTATTAATTACTTGCAGTTATTTAACTATGGTATTTACAGTAATCAAGGTATTTGCTGGAGTAAGCATGAGGAAGTTGAAGAGAATGCTGAAGATACTAAAGCAACCTTAtctatttttcttaaataaaactgACGACTTTTTAAGAGCCATCACtgtaccacaaaaaaaaaaaatcacatatattTGTTAATGCAAGCAACTAAAATTATATACAGTATTGAATGGACAAGATGCAAATaagaaacagaaggcaaatattttaaaaaaaggaaaatataggcaGTAACGTAGATCTTAAATAAGTGGATTGGACACAAGATCAATCGGCATTCCTTCTAAAGCAGAAAAAGGAAAGGATGGAGAAATTGCAATATGCCTCTCTTGCTTACTTCAGCAATTTTAATTTGAGATAGCTTTTATCACTAGCAGAACACATACTAGTTATCTGTAACATGAAAGTCAGTTTTATAGATAAGGACTTGGTGCCAACAAATGGCAGGAAAACAGCCAAATCAGATGCTATTTCAGATTTTATATGCTTTACATCTCTGAAGACAGGAACCTTTTGCCAAGTGTGGAGTGTTTCCGTCTGTCCATACCAGTGACATTTCAAAATGCATTTATCAATATCAATGAAGCACTGACCTTATCTTAGTGTTTGTAAACTATGCCATTGTGAATTTTAATACTAGAAGTAAAAgacaaagtgaaaaataaatgtataagGTATGGTTGATTCCAGAGACAGACACTGTATGGTGAGCTTTGGTACACAGTctgctgttttaaaataaatgcagtaGTATGTGTCCCATTTCATGCATAAAGACATCAAAACTTTCTCACACTATAGTTTTGAATGTGCTCAAAGCAGTTTCTTTAAGAGGGAAAGAGCTACCACACATCTGGAGACAGGCTATATTTTAAAGTATAATTCCACAAGATAAGCACAGCTCAGAAGGCAGTGAGAGCCCTCagtacccactgaagtcagtgaggacTGCGGAGACTTGGCACCTTAATGGTGGAACTCAGACTCTGAGTTGAAAGCATTATCAGCTAAGTGTGCTTTTTTTCCCTGACTGCAATAAAGGCACTTTCCCTTTGTTATCCTAATGCAATGTAAGATTTTTCAAGTAAAAATAAGACGGGCAGTAATTAGATTGAATTTCCAATATGACAAACAATTTATTACAAAGTACACTTTTCCCTCCaattatatctttaaaaatcaagcTTGCTCCCAGAATAGCAGCTATAAAACAATTAGGAAAAGATAAAACACAGGCATTATCAATTTTGTATGTTACTGTATAAATATCTCATGGGCATGTCTCAGGATGCACTCATTTTGGGTATATATTAATGCAACTGTTCCTTTTTCCTTGATTACATATAAATTGTGTTCTTTATATTTATAAACTCTGTGTTCAAAGAGTAAACATTCATACTCTGCAAgatttagctcagtggttaagtTTTCAAAGCCAATATAGCAGAGTCTGCTTTTAGTGATAACagtaggaaagaaaaatattttaaaatagcctgAAATATGTGGAAAAATCTCAgtgatatattttgttttttattttttggaactTCAGCTTGCTGGAGAGCTAAGTACCCTAGTGACAAGCTGCAAGACATATTACTATATTAACTTTATTTATGCTGAATAGATGCCACTGCAATACTCTAGAAACCACAgccattttattttcttatgtgCAATAATTAATATTATAGAGAGATGGCTAATTATTTCCTCTTCTTATATTTTAGGTCATCCTGTCATTCCTGCCAACACTAATCAATCATGGGATCTGAAGTTAATACTAGTAAATAAATGAATTGCTTAATCTTCTATGACCATCTATACATGCTTCATCATCGCAAATCTTATCAGTTTTATGGCATCAAGGAGACAGTGACCTTCATTTCCACAGCATGCCTGTTATCATTGGACAAGGTGGTTATGAGGTTATCACTTATTTTCAGGAAGAAAGTCTTTGTGCTTCTTTGGCATTCATCATTTGACAAATGCAAGTATTTGTTTTATCAAATGACTAGCTCTTACTGAAGTTAAAAACAGCATCTGTGGTATCCTTAAGGGCCATTTACTTTTCTGAAGACTTGAGCTAAGATGAAGGACATGCCACTCAAAATTCATTTCCTACTTGGCCTAGCTATCACTGCATTTGTACAAGCTGTAGATAAAAAGGTAGACTGCCCTCAGTCATGTACATGTGAGATCAGACCTTGGTTTACCCCAAGATCCATATACATGGAAGCTCCAACAGTGGACTGTAATGATTTAGGCCTTGTTAATTTCCCAACGAGACTGCCTGCTAACACACAGGTTCTACTTCTACAGACAAACAACATTGCAAAAATTGAACACTCAGTAGATTTCCCAGTGAACCTTACTGGTCTTGATTTATCTCAAAACAATTTATCCTCAGTGATCAATATTAACCTTAGAAAGATGCCACAGCTTCTTTCGGTGTACCTTGAGGAAAACAAACTTACTGAGCTGCCTGAAGAATGTCTGTCTGGACTGAACAATTTACAAGAACTCTATATTAATCACAACTTGCTTTCCACAATTGCATCAGGAGCTTTTATAGGCCTTGATAATCTTCTCAGACTTCATCTCAATTCAAATAGCCTACAGATGATCAACAGTAAGTGGTTTGAAGCTATTCCTAACCTTGAGATTCTCATGATTGGGGAAAATCCAATCATCAGAATCGAAGAAATGAACTTTAAGCCTCTTATCAATCTGTGCAGCCTGGTTTTAGCAGGCATAAATCTCACTGAAATACCTGATAATGCTTTGGTTGGCCTTAACAATTTAGAAAGCATCTCATTTTATGACAATAGATTTGTTAAAGTGCCCCATGTTGCTCTTCAAAAGGTTACAAATCTCAAATTTTTGGATCTAAATAAGAATCCCATTAACAGAATACGAAGAGGAGATTTTAGCAATATGCTGCACCTAAAAGAATTGGGAATTAATAACATGCCTGAACTAATATCTATAGATAGTCTTGCTGTTAACAATTTGCCAGATTTAAGAAAAATAGAAGCTACCAATAACCCCAGATTATCATACATCCATCCAAACGCTTTCTATAAACTTCCCAAGCTAGAATCACTCATGCTCAATAGTAATGCACTTAGTGCCCTATACCGCAATACAATAGACTCTTTGCCAAACCTCAAAGAAATCAGTATACACAGCAATCCAATCAGATGTGATTGTGTCATCCGCTGGATTAACATGAATAAAACCAACATTCGATTCATGGAGCCAGATTCATTATTTTGTGTGGATCCTCCAGAATTTCAAGGCCAGAATGTGAGGCAGGTACACTTTAGGGAAATGATGGAAATCTGCCTCCCACTGATAGCGCCTGAAAGTTTTCCCTCAACTCTGGATTTAGAAACTGGCAGCTATATTTCtttacactgcagagcaacagcagaaccagaacctgaaatATACTGGATAACACCATCAGGTCGCAAACTTTTGCCTAATATGGTTACTGATAAATACTATGTCCATTCTGAAGGAACATTAGACATAAGTGATGTTACACAAAAAGAAAGTGGACTATATACATGCATAGCAACTAATCTAGTTGGAGCAGATTTAAAATCAGTTATGATGAAAGTGGATGGTTCCTTCCCCCAGGACAGCAATGGATCTTTgaagattaaaataaaagaagtGCAATCTAATTCTATTTTGGTATCTTGGAAAGCAAGTTCTAAAATTCTGAAATCCAGCATTAGATGTACTGCATTTCAGAAGACCGAGAACTCTCCGGCTGCACAGAGTGTTCGAATTCCATCTGATATAAAGGTGTATAATCTTACTCATCTAAATCCATCAACTGAATATGAAATTTGTATAGACATTCCCACCATCTACCAGCAGAATAAAAAACAATGTGTCAATGTCACCACAAAAGGATTGGACCTTGCAGTGAAAGATTATGAAAAGACCAACATAACAGGATTCCTTGCCTGCCTTGGAGTTCTTTTGGGAGTCATCTGTGTGGTATATCTCTACAGTTGCATCTCACAAGAAATTAACTGCGATGCAGGACACAGCTATTTAAGGAATTACCTGAAGAAACAATCCTTTTCACTCAATGAACTTTATCCTCCTCTAATCAGTCTTTGGGACACTGGCAAAGACAAAAGCACAGCCCTGGAAGTAAAAGCAACTGTGATAGGAGTACCAACGAATATGTCATGAAACATCAATGTAAACACCAATGTTGGAAAAGCACAAGACTGCAGTTGTGctaaataaaaaggcaaaaaaagtattaCTCTTTAGAGATCAGAAGTCTGGGCATTGCTGCTGGTGTTAACAAATGGGAATATGTACTGATTCAGCATAAAAAAGATTTTTAACTAACTGGCTTCTAAGGGTATTGTGCCAACCAAATACAATTACTCCATTTTTTTAGAACTTCCATGTGACTTTTCAGTCTGGAATACAGTGCAAGTAGCCaagaacattttctgtattttttttatttaagtaagAGTAGTAGAACTGAGCAATACCTCTTCCTGTGCTGTATTACACACACTAGCAGCGTGT
The Eretmochelys imbricata isolate rEreImb1 chromosome 1, rEreImb1.hap1, whole genome shotgun sequence DNA segment above includes these coding regions:
- the LRRN3 gene encoding leucine-rich repeat neuronal protein 3 produces the protein MKDMPLKIHFLLGLAITAFVQAVDKKVDCPQSCTCEIRPWFTPRSIYMEAPTVDCNDLGLVNFPTRLPANTQVLLLQTNNIAKIEHSVDFPVNLTGLDLSQNNLSSVININLRKMPQLLSVYLEENKLTELPEECLSGLNNLQELYINHNLLSTIASGAFIGLDNLLRLHLNSNSLQMINSKWFEAIPNLEILMIGENPIIRIEEMNFKPLINLCSLVLAGINLTEIPDNALVGLNNLESISFYDNRFVKVPHVALQKVTNLKFLDLNKNPINRIRRGDFSNMLHLKELGINNMPELISIDSLAVNNLPDLRKIEATNNPRLSYIHPNAFYKLPKLESLMLNSNALSALYRNTIDSLPNLKEISIHSNPIRCDCVIRWINMNKTNIRFMEPDSLFCVDPPEFQGQNVRQVHFREMMEICLPLIAPESFPSTLDLETGSYISLHCRATAEPEPEIYWITPSGRKLLPNMVTDKYYVHSEGTLDISDVTQKESGLYTCIATNLVGADLKSVMMKVDGSFPQDSNGSLKIKIKEVQSNSILVSWKASSKILKSSIRCTAFQKTENSPAAQSVRIPSDIKVYNLTHLNPSTEYEICIDIPTIYQQNKKQCVNVTTKGLDLAVKDYEKTNITGFLACLGVLLGVICVVYLYSCISQEINCDAGHSYLRNYLKKQSFSLNELYPPLISLWDTGKDKSTALEVKATVIGVPTNMS